AAAAGGCCTGCGGGTGAAGAGCGAATATTCCGAAATCCGTCATACAATGCAGGCTTCATTGAAATTATCACTAGTGCAAATATTTTCATAGTCGTGACGGTGTATCATCATACTAAAATTTACTTAGAGCAATCGCAACTCGACTGTGGGCCAACGAAGGCTAAAATATTGAAcgttttcataaattattattacgatGTGCAAGTGAATTGTGAAAGTGAAATAAATGGAATGTCCTGAGCAGATGCTTTATTTGTTAAGAATTAAAGATTGCAACGATTTATCTGAATGTAAAATCGACGGTAAGATtactaacttaaattttttaacgaacctttatgacatttttcgcgttataaataaaactctaCGTCCCATTTTTATCTAATCTTTTTCACCTTCACTTATTTGTTAGATCGTAGTAGGCTAATAGTAACCATTTGCCAGTCAATAACTATAAAATGTAATGATTTTTCCAACATCATCATCATtcaacatatttaataaataaaatttattatttattattattttatttatttattattattatagaaatacatacattatccttacagccttacattatgtttaaaaacatcttttatataaatcgcGAATGACAGCAAACTTATGCGCAGCAAGTGATCAGCATTGTTTATGTTTGCATGGTtacttaagtaaaaaattaatacgataaaaggtacatttaataaattataaatacatttctgAGGCATTGGCATTCACCATAGTCATGTACTGTTTAGCAccttcttatttatttttattattagcttATACCTACTTGATCTTATGTTATTGATGACTGAATATAAAATGGCGGAAagaaatgttttgaatttataattcaAGCTATCAAATTCTATTACTGCATGAGCCAAGGCTATACATTTTTCTCattcaggctttcttagttttgtTAGCGTGgtgatttcctaaatcgtcgtAGTTTAgtcccgagagtatagccggACGTTGGCACTCACTTCAACTGCGTTATACGTTGCGttcattcgttacatagcaattaacatatCATAATTTCGCTtagaatataatttgtagcgcgtggttaatatagagtaaacctaaaatcctctattatttagAGCAACCtgatgacccaggaaccgtgCATGTTGGTCCATCGAGCCGGATTCGAACCGAATACGAGTTAAGGCACTGTACAGTTACAATTCCAGTGTTggcaaatattataatttattgcattGACTTTTGGACATCTAGTCAGTCTAATTTCATCATTTTATTACTACCATACTAATGGGAGACACGGACTCGTACTAATAATTTTGCTAAATGAAAATTTCATCAGCctcaccttgatggctggaagtcttccacACTCCGATTACAAGACACTTTTTTGCGAACTAGCTGTGGAATCGACTTCCTATGGGGGTCTTCTTACATGGGTGCACTTCAAGGGTCCATGAACTGCGATGACTGTACTTATTGGGTGTCCCATAGGCTCGTTTGACccctataatataaatgatttaaatggGCGGGCTTCTTGCTGAAAACAGTtactgataaaaataaatgccacaaagaaaatttattatggaacaatATGTATTAGGCATGGTTTCAGAAATGCATGATAAAAATTGGCTGATTGTTGTTTACTGTTATTGATAAGAATCGTaccattttaaaaacaaataaacgtgtaaaaatctaaaataatctttatcaTGTAGCTTCATCGTGTCCTTTGAAACgattatattctatttatatacTGCTTGAGAACTTTGCGCATAATATGACAAAGAGAAATAGAAATTGTGATGTTTCGTAAACCCTCACTCCAGTGATCATATATTTTCAGACTAGATCCGTATCTATCTATCTACCTATAgactatgttttattaatgtaaatatgcAGGGAGAGCagtaaaaactattatactaCAGTGTCATCACACTTTCCCATTAAGAGCTCAACATCAAAAatgtttgattaattttccCTCTTTATAGAAAACTGTACGTGAAATGCCCACTTTCCTATGGCTCTTACTGTCTTTCACCCTCAATGTGAAGAGTAACATAATGCAAGACTATGAAACTATCAGCGTCAATCTGTTGAGCCCGCCTGTAGACAAGACGAGCCTGGCTCTGCCCCTCGATGTGGGAAAGGACAAGGTTTCTGGCTGCCTGTGTCGAGGAACTATGGATAGGGAGGTCGTTGTATGTTTCGGGAACTATGAATGCAAGAGGTTTCCAAAGGTCTGTATTCtaccaaaaataatatatatcatacTACAAACTGAGCAGTGTTCGCTTCAatgtgcaactctcatccctgaagtcgtaggttcgatccccggctatgcacaaatggatgtgcgcatttaactttcgctagaacggtgaaggaaaacatcgtgaggaaacgcAGGAAGGCACAGGctgttcacctacttgcctatttgattgacaaatgattatcAAACAGATAcaataaatctgaggcccaaacgtAAAAAGGTTGCACcgcctttttttttttactaaaaactaagtaatataattaatatatttgactGTTATGTTTAGATtttcataaacaataataatttattaaaaagtatgttGTTTGAGAAGTAAAGATTGTGTTTTTTacacattaattaaaagatatgCATCGAAGGTAGTTGTTCAATGGAAAAGTCAGATAATTTAGGTATTCAATAGCTtcgttaattttgttttgttagttTTATTGACGAAGTTGCCAAGTCAGCAAGTGTTTTAAGGCAACATCGCAATAAGAGGTTTACAAAGCATTAGAACAGAATgaagtattattattgaaaaaatataatataggcaTTCGCTAGATGGGATGTTTACCGTTTAGAAATATATCTTACCTAATTGTTATCAAACGTGAGAAATTATAATCTCTTTAATCGCTttgtttgttataaacaaCCTCTGAAAACATCGAGAACGTCTCGTAAGTttgttttttaactaatatatttgatgaagtttattaaattgacTACATTACATACAGATATATAAACTACATAGAAGGGCCCATCCATTGAATGCGTAtgtatagtaataaatttaaaaaataacaataattatttgttaaatacatTACATACCGTATCAGTATGTAAACAAcgaacaataaaattttgctTTCAGACATTGATATTAggttgataataaatattacctcCAACAAAGCTTATCAGTTTAAAATTTCCACGAATTTAATGATGTTCTTAattgtgtttattaattagataGCATATTTCCacatacttaataattatattttctaaactcaatttataagtaatatacaAACTTTCTTTTTCAGATAAAACTGGAAAAGTGCAAAGTGTTAGTTGTGAGGACAACAATAATTTCAGAAATATCAATCGGGGATTTGGACTCATACACCCATGTCCAAGTGTTGAAAATTGATGGCAACAGTCGACTGGAATATCTACAACcaggtttatttaaaaacctatCAAACGTAGAAGAACTGTCGATATCATACAATACTCAATTACATTCTATACATCCAGACACTTTCACGGGACTCGTCAAACTCCATAATCTGACGTTAGCTAACAACGCattcaaaaatattggttTAATCACGCCAGCCTTTAGACCCACCATCTTACCATCATTACGCGTCTTAGATATATCCGAAAATGCTTTTGGTGTAATTGCAGAGGATGCATTTATCCCAATGGAAGGCTCAAAACTTAGTAGacttgttataaatttatgtagtCTTGACTATATTCATGCGAACAGTTTAACGAAATTAAAGGAGTTAAAACAGTTGCGTATTGGAGAAAATGACTTGTCTTCGTCGAATATAATTGGCTTTTTACTGGCGCTTCAAGCAGACAACATTAATTTAACACATTTGTGCATATCAAGTATGGGGTTCCGGAAGAGGCCCCCTATGAGCCTATTGAAAGTTATTGCGAACTCTACCATTTCAGTGCTCAGTCTCGCAGATAATCAATTTGAAGTTCTGGAAGATGATGATTTTCCTACGATGCCaaatatagaattattagatttgagaagaatttttgttatgtacATAGGAGCTTATTCATTTAGTCCAGTAAAATTCCCTAAACTACGGATCCTTCTGTTGagcgaaaataatttacctggTATTCACGTAAAGCATATATCAAATCCACAAGTTCTGCTTCTGGATCTTTCATCGAACAAGGGCAGGCCAACAAGACCATTGTATTATGAAATAGACCGTGGGGTGTTTAGTGATTGTCGAGATCTACGTTTTTTGAATCTTGCTTTTAACAGGTTAAAACATATGTACAACCACACCTTTACCGGGTTAATAAacttaagaatacttaacatGGAAAACGGAACTATTTTTCATATTGGTAACGGCACGTTTAAGCCTTTGAGGCGCCTGGAATTGTTAAATTTAGGAAATAATCCACTCACAGCAAACGAGAACCTTACTAGTGCAATGTTTGATGGGCTAAACGAGCTGAAGGTACTTATTCTGAAAAATTGCGGAATTAAACGTTTTTATGACGATGATAACATCTTTGAAATGATGCCGAATATCACCCATTTAATACTTACAAGTAACCAACTATCTTATATTACTcctgaaatattaaaaccatTAAAAACCTTAAGGGTTTTAGATTTaagtcaaaatttatttgtatcttGGTGGCAACCACTCTTTTTAGCTGCAGGCGTGCGTCCTTTAAAACTTTACTTAatgaataacaaaataacacaTTTTACAATAAGTATGATAGGAgatatagattatttattagaaaattctAATACCACTAGTGTTGAAATCGATCTCGCTGACAATCTTTTTATTTGCGACTGTAACACTATGTACAGAACCTATATGTGGTTGCAAGCGAACGGTTCGATTGCATTGCAAAGATATTTTCAATCTTCAGATGTGCAGTGCAGTAGCCCAGATGTATGGGAAAATCGAAAAGTAGCGGACTAcattttatcaattaaaaaccGGCGCTGtctaatctataataaaatcacaAATATGATGTTACTAATTTGGACTGCTCCCTCATTAGTTTCCATAGCTCTTCTTATAATGATTCTagtagttatttataaatatagaatatacaTAAGATACTGGATATTCTTAGCCAAGATAGCGCTAGGAcgaaaatttattagaaactCTATCAAAACTAAAAGCGATCAGAAAGGTTACAAATATGATGCGTTTGTGTCATATTGCAACGATGATAGACAATTTGTTTTAGATATGACGAAGGAGTTGGAAGCAAAACCTCCTTTTCTAAAACTTTGTATTTACGAAAGAGATTTCGAGATTGGTTCTTTTATATCCGAATCTATATTAGGTAGTATAAATGAaagtagatatataatattaattgtaagcAATGCGTTTGCAAAATCTCAATGGTGTAGATGGGAGACCCATTTGGCGGAATACCACAGATTATTTTTAGAAGATGGGTCACCGTACGATCCGTTAGTTTTAATCAAGATTGGGGAAGTAGATAGCAAGTACCTTACTACCACGTTGAAATACTTGCTTAAGACAAAGATATACCATACGTGGGACGAACAAAATCCAGAAGACTTTTTTATtaggttaagaaatgttttagttaaaaataaatgatttcctCACAATTTCATCGTTTTCATGAATCTGGAAAATCCCGGTCCATTACTTTCTCCACTCTCTAAATgagttgatataaataaaattaaacgtcGGAGCGAAAGTGCTAAAAGCTGTATAAGTTTCCAATATGcattaagtaaatttttagtgAAAGGGCTCCATAAACTTAATTGAAAAGATAATTTAGGCAAACACAGTTtcactataaatattacacgaacgcaaaataatataatatttagcaGTAAATCAATGTGTTAACaacattttcattaaaatttagctttgaaataagtaaattaaatatgtttttgatatacttataaaaaaatcaatggcgctttttagatctgggactcagatttctctgtttcatgatgtttcatttcattgatctgtttcatgatcatatggtaatctaataggcaagtaggtgatcagccttctgtgcctgacgcaggccgttgactttttgggtctaaggcaagccggtttcctcacgatgatttccttcaccgttcgagtgaatgttaaatgcgcatatataatgtaagtccattggtgcacagccgaggatcgaacctacgatctcagggatgagagtcgcacgctgaagcctagtggccaacactgctccctattaatatattttactgggACTTATTTTACAAGATAAAAAAACTGGGTAAACCAAGTAATTTTTATGCTTTAGGTACAATTCCACCAAAATAGCGCACAGGACATTtgtttacaaacattttgtgcAAAA
The nucleotide sequence above comes from Pieris napi chromosome 22, ilPieNapi1.2, whole genome shotgun sequence. Encoded proteins:
- the LOC125061002 gene encoding toll-like receptor 3; its protein translation is MPTFLWLLLSFTLNVKSNIMQDYETISVNLLSPPVDKTSLALPLDVGKDKVSGCLCRGTMDREVVVCFGNYECKRFPKIKLEKCKVLVVRTTIISEISIGDLDSYTHVQVLKIDGNSRLEYLQPGLFKNLSNVEELSISYNTQLHSIHPDTFTGLVKLHNLTLANNAFKNIGLITPAFRPTILPSLRVLDISENAFGVIAEDAFIPMEGSKLSRLVINLCSLDYIHANSLTKLKELKQLRIGENDLSSSNIIGFLLALQADNINLTHLCISSMGFRKRPPMSLLKVIANSTISVLSLADNQFEVLEDDDFPTMPNIELLDLRRIFVMYIGAYSFSPVKFPKLRILLLSENNLPGIHVKHISNPQVLLLDLSSNKGRPTRPLYYEIDRGVFSDCRDLRFLNLAFNRLKHMYNHTFTGLINLRILNMENGTIFHIGNGTFKPLRRLELLNLGNNPLTANENLTSAMFDGLNELKVLILKNCGIKRFYDDDNIFEMMPNITHLILTSNQLSYITPEILKPLKTLRVLDLSQNLFVSWWQPLFLAAGVRPLKLYLMNNKITHFTISMIGDIDYLLENSNTTSVEIDLADNLFICDCNTMYRTYMWLQANGSIALQRYFQSSDVQCSSPDVWENRKVADYILSIKNRRCLIYNKITNMMLLIWTAPSLVSIALLIMILVVIYKYRIYIRYWIFLAKIALGRKFIRNSIKTKSDQKGYKYDAFVSYCNDDRQFVLDMTKELEAKPPFLKLCIYERDFEIGSFISESILGSINESRYIILIVSNAFAKSQWCRWETHLAEYHRLFLEDGSPYDPLVLIKIGEVDSKYLTTTLKYLLKTKIYHTWDEQNPEDFFIRLRNVLVKNK